In a genomic window of Acipenser ruthenus chromosome 41, fAciRut3.2 maternal haplotype, whole genome shotgun sequence:
- the LOC117419288 gene encoding prostaglandin E synthase-like, producing MALALDLNNEVFSSFLFYATLLLLKMYAVAILTGQLRLRRKAFANPEDSLRHGGLKFCREDADVERCRRLHHNDMECIYPFLFIGALYCMLDPSPSIARLHFRIFFLARLVHTVAYLFALKAPTRSLAYTVGQIPCFSMAFKIVVNVASYW from the exons ATGGCTCTCGCACTTGACTTAAACAACGAGGTATTCAGCTCCTTCTTATTTTATGCGACTCTGCTTCTACTCAAGATGTACGCCGTGGCAATTCTAACAGGACAACTCCGCTTGCGCAGAAAG GCTTTTGCTAACCCGGAGGATTCGCTGCGTCACGGGGGGTTGAAATTCTGCCGCGAGGATGCTGATGTGGAGCGCTGCAGGAG GCTTCATCACAATGATATGGAGTGTATCTACCCTTTCCTGTTCATCGGGGCCCTGTACTGCATGCTTGACCCCAGCCCATCCATCGCCAGGCTTCACTTCCGCATCTTCTTCCTGGCTAGACTGGTCCACACTGTGGCTTACCTATTCGCTCTAAAAGCCCCTACCCGCTCTCTGGCCTACACCGTTGGGCAAATCCCCTGCTTCTCCATGGCCTTCAAGATCGTGGTCAACGTCGCCTCCTACTGGTGA